In Halorientalis sp. LT38, a genomic segment contains:
- a CDS encoding HVO_0476 family zinc finger protein gives MTTEAGDRVGIACPSCSPQFETVHEVLTTGGGEATLRCTECEHVHKESLPEEKSAQLDVVISQDGESFSAQVEAPADETLATGEEFVAETDAAVMTVRITSLELDGKRVESAPATDVETVWTRAVGNVSVNVTKHPKDGRREATESTKIQVPGDHEFVVGRVEELGDLEFTVEGIHVRDDASGYEFDKLDYEGDTVAAKDVKRLYVRDETSTAWSAW, from the coding sequence ATGACTACCGAAGCCGGGGACAGGGTCGGTATCGCCTGTCCGTCCTGTTCGCCGCAGTTCGAGACGGTCCACGAGGTCCTGACGACCGGCGGTGGCGAGGCGACGCTGCGCTGTACCGAGTGCGAACACGTCCACAAGGAGAGCCTGCCCGAGGAGAAAAGCGCCCAGCTGGACGTCGTCATCTCCCAGGACGGCGAGTCCTTCTCCGCGCAGGTGGAGGCCCCAGCCGACGAGACGCTCGCGACCGGCGAGGAGTTCGTCGCCGAGACCGACGCCGCCGTGATGACCGTCCGGATCACCAGCCTGGAACTCGACGGGAAACGGGTCGAATCCGCGCCCGCGACCGACGTCGAGACCGTCTGGACCCGCGCGGTCGGGAACGTGTCCGTCAACGTGACCAAACACCCCAAGGACGGCCGCCGCGAGGCCACCGAGAGCACCAAGATCCAGGTGCCCGGCGACCACGAGTTCGTCGTCGGCCGGGTCGAGGAACTGGGCGACCTCGAGTTCACCGTCGAGGGGATCCACGTCCGCGACGACGCCTCCGGCTACGAGTTCGACAAGCTCGACTACGAGGGCGACACCGTCGCCGCGAAGGACGTCAAGCGCCTCTACGTCCGGGACGAGACCTCGACCGCCTGGTCGGCCTGGTAG
- a CDS encoding protein-L-isoaspartate(D-aspartate) O-methyltransferase yields MNWAERRESMVDRLESTGRVDDPATLDAMRAVPRHEFVPEAERDAAYADRPLPIGDGQTISAPHMVAIMTELLDLQAGDDVLEVGTGCGYHAAVTAELVGPEHVYSVEYHDSLAEQARERFERLGYVGISVRVGDGKQGWPDHAPYDRAYLTCAAPDFPQAVVEQVRTGGLLLGPLGRGRQTLVRARKREDGSLDRTDHGGVRFVEMQ; encoded by the coding sequence ATGAACTGGGCGGAGCGGCGCGAGAGCATGGTCGACCGCCTCGAATCGACGGGCCGGGTCGACGACCCCGCGACGCTCGACGCTATGCGGGCAGTGCCCCGCCACGAGTTCGTCCCGGAAGCCGAGCGCGACGCCGCCTACGCCGACCGACCCCTTCCGATCGGCGACGGCCAGACCATCAGCGCGCCCCACATGGTCGCGATCATGACCGAACTGCTGGACCTCCAGGCGGGCGACGACGTGCTGGAGGTGGGCACCGGCTGTGGCTACCACGCGGCCGTCACCGCCGAACTCGTCGGCCCCGAGCACGTCTACTCCGTCGAGTACCACGACTCCCTTGCCGAGCAGGCCCGGGAGCGCTTCGAGCGCCTCGGCTACGTCGGGATTTCCGTCCGCGTCGGCGACGGCAAGCAGGGGTGGCCCGACCACGCGCCCTACGACCGGGCGTACCTGACCTGCGCCGCGCCCGATTTTCCGCAGGCCGTCGTCGAGCAGGTCCGAACCGGCGGTCTCCTGCTCGGGCCGCTCGGTCGGGGCCGCCAGACCCTCGTCCGCGCCCGAAAGCGGGAGGACGGCTCGCTCGACCGCACGGACCACGGCGGCGTGCGGTTCGTGGAGATGCAGTGA
- a CDS encoding protein-L-isoaspartate O-methyltransferase family protein: protein MDPVVLRDDMVDSLEHESKGCVHSDSISVAMRDVPRHEFVADERSAYADRPFERFGTRVLAPSTAARLLEALDPQPDDSVLVVGAGVGYTAAVVAEIVGDRNVHAIDITRRVVYEARENLARAGYGGVLVDCRDGVDGLPEYAPYDRILLEAAAVSPPRALVDQLAEGGRLVMPLGTSEQTLVCVEDGEVVTRLGGVAFGPMLVEGEQADTPERNRTRREDREYERRDARRRRGWEQSWIDWDEAADAERSHED from the coding sequence ATGGACCCCGTGGTACTGCGCGACGACATGGTCGACAGCCTCGAACACGAGAGCAAGGGCTGCGTCCACAGCGACTCCATCAGCGTGGCGATGCGCGACGTGCCGCGCCACGAGTTCGTCGCCGACGAGCGTTCTGCGTACGCCGACCGCCCCTTCGAGCGGTTCGGGACGCGCGTGCTCGCCCCCAGCACCGCCGCCCGCCTGCTGGAGGCGCTCGACCCCCAGCCCGACGACTCCGTCCTCGTGGTCGGGGCCGGCGTCGGCTACACGGCCGCGGTCGTCGCCGAGATCGTCGGCGACCGCAACGTCCACGCCATCGACATCACCCGCCGGGTCGTCTACGAGGCCCGCGAGAACCTCGCCCGCGCCGGCTACGGCGGCGTCCTCGTCGACTGCCGGGACGGCGTCGACGGCCTCCCCGAGTACGCCCCCTACGACCGCATCCTGCTCGAAGCCGCCGCCGTCTCGCCGCCGCGCGCGCTCGTCGACCAGCTGGCCGAGGGCGGCCGCCTGGTGATGCCCCTGGGAACCAGCGAGCAGACCCTCGTCTGCGTGGAGGACGGCGAGGTGGTGACACGACTCGGCGGCGTCGCCTTCGGGCCGATGCTCGTCGAGGGCGAGCAGGCCGACACGCCCGAGCGAAACCGGACCCGCCGCGAGGACCGCGAGTACGAGCGACGGGACGCCCGCCGGCGCCGGGGCTGGGAGCAGTCCTGGATCGACTGGGACGAGGCTGCCGACGCCGAGCGCTCCCACGAGGACTGA
- a CDS encoding DUF7382 domain-containing protein, translating into MFERFTGDERAIEGLPVRLVIALVVGVASLSVMMNTLGGLNALGVTELDAKPQPEVIAESGGEVAVTVVTPAGEPVSNATVVAKDGTATLSEIQPARTGPNGTATLSLDPSLGPNQREGTITLDIKPPAGGEYTDERRNTEILVVGD; encoded by the coding sequence ATGTTCGAGCGATTCACCGGCGACGAGCGAGCGATCGAAGGACTCCCCGTGCGACTCGTCATCGCCCTGGTCGTTGGCGTGGCGAGCCTGAGCGTCATGATGAACACGCTCGGCGGGCTGAACGCCCTCGGCGTGACCGAACTGGACGCGAAACCCCAACCAGAAGTGATCGCCGAGAGCGGCGGCGAGGTCGCGGTCACCGTCGTCACGCCGGCGGGCGAGCCCGTGTCGAACGCGACCGTCGTCGCCAAGGACGGGACCGCGACGCTGTCGGAGATTCAGCCGGCGAGGACCGGGCCGAACGGCACGGCCACGCTCTCGCTCGACCCGAGCCTCGGGCCGAACCAGCGCGAGGGGACGATCACGCTGGACATCAAGCCGCCCGCAGGCGGGGAGTACACGGACGAGCGGCGGAACACGGAGATCCTGGTGGTCGGCGACTGA
- a CDS encoding acyl-CoA dehydrogenase family protein, with protein MRFQLTESQRGLRDEVRAFVRDEIEPVASDLDQTETYPEDILDELGEMGITGLTLPEELGGRGEGLVELVIATEELAAAQMALASAVALNLGVATVIERFGTDEQREQYVPEMARFETVGALGLSEADAGSDKLAMETTADREGDEWVLNGHKQWVTNFPHADVVLTYAKTGPESASPHNVSAFLVPTAEFEVDRDWETLGARSVSSPRVTLSDVRVPDDAMVGDEGEAYVQRGTVHTGVNVPARAVGIARAALEDTVAYTAEREQFDRAIGDFQGVRWRLGEMADRVESSRLLTLRAADRADRGRSVDRAFAMAKVHATEAAVENANEAMRLHGGVGYTREHDVERYLRDARLLTIAGGPNEGHRDALADAVVDDYGTENAE; from the coding sequence ATGCGATTCCAGTTGACGGAGTCACAGCGTGGCCTGCGGGACGAGGTCCGTGCGTTCGTCCGCGATGAGATCGAGCCCGTCGCTTCGGACCTCGATCAGACCGAGACCTACCCCGAAGATATCCTCGACGAACTCGGTGAGATGGGGATCACCGGCCTCACGCTCCCCGAGGAACTGGGCGGCCGGGGCGAGGGACTGGTCGAACTCGTGATCGCGACCGAGGAACTGGCCGCGGCGCAGATGGCCCTCGCCAGCGCGGTGGCGCTCAACCTCGGCGTCGCCACCGTGATCGAGCGCTTCGGAACCGACGAGCAGCGCGAGCAGTACGTCCCCGAGATGGCGCGGTTCGAGACGGTCGGCGCGCTGGGGCTCAGCGAAGCCGACGCCGGCAGCGACAAACTGGCCATGGAGACGACCGCCGATCGCGAGGGGGACGAGTGGGTCCTGAACGGCCACAAGCAGTGGGTGACGAACTTCCCGCACGCCGACGTGGTGCTCACGTACGCCAAGACGGGGCCGGAATCAGCGAGCCCCCACAACGTCAGCGCGTTCCTCGTCCCGACAGCGGAGTTCGAAGTCGACCGCGACTGGGAGACCCTCGGGGCGCGGAGCGTGTCCTCGCCGCGCGTCACGCTCTCGGACGTTCGCGTGCCCGACGACGCCATGGTCGGCGACGAAGGCGAGGCGTACGTCCAGCGCGGGACGGTCCACACCGGCGTGAACGTCCCGGCTCGCGCCGTGGGGATCGCCCGCGCGGCGCTCGAAGACACCGTCGCCTACACCGCCGAACGCGAGCAGTTCGACCGGGCCATCGGTGACTTCCAGGGCGTCCGCTGGCGGCTGGGCGAGATGGCCGATCGCGTGGAATCGAGCCGGTTGCTCACCCTCCGTGCGGCCGACCGCGCCGACCGCGGCCGCTCGGTCGACCGCGCCTTCGCCATGGCGAAGGTCCACGCCACCGAGGCCGCGGTGGAGAACGCCAACGAGGCGATGCGGCTCCACGGCGGCGTCGGCTACACGCGCGAACACGACGTCGAACGCTACCTCCGCGACGCGCGATTGCTGACCATCGCCGGCGGCCCCAACGAGGGCCACCGTGACGCGCTGGCCGACGCCGTCGTCGACGACTACGGAACCGAAAACGCCGAGTAG
- a CDS encoding fluoride efflux transporter FluC produces the protein MGDGEATAADADGSIHWLARAEPLVLIAVGGFVGAVLRHAVSLSLPATTLPWGTLAANVAGSFALGVLLYERHLANALSLETRLVVGTGFLGSFTTYSTFAVETAGLEPQLLVANVAANYALGFLAVLAGRSVARVMSA, from the coding sequence ATGGGAGACGGAGAAGCAACGGCAGCGGACGCCGACGGGTCGATCCACTGGCTGGCCCGCGCCGAACCGCTGGTCCTGATCGCCGTGGGCGGGTTCGTCGGCGCGGTCCTCCGGCACGCCGTGTCTCTGTCGCTCCCCGCCACCACCCTACCCTGGGGGACCCTCGCCGCCAACGTCGCCGGGAGTTTCGCACTGGGCGTCCTGCTGTACGAGCGCCACCTCGCGAACGCCCTGAGCCTCGAAACGCGGCTGGTCGTCGGAACCGGCTTCCTCGGCTCCTTTACCACCTACAGCACCTTCGCCGTCGAGACCGCGGGACTCGAACCCCAGTTGCTCGTCGCCAACGTCGCGGCCAACTACGCGCTGGGCTTCCTCGCCGTCCTCGCGGGCCGATCCGTCGCCCGGGTGATGTCCGCGTGA
- a CDS encoding fluoride efflux transporter FluC, translated as MTDPYLLVGAGGVVGALARHLAGERIEQGTLDTLAVNVLGSLFLGFLVAVPVDETLLLLVGTGFCGAFTTFSTFAFETVRLYETGERRRAAAVAVLNLVGALAAVALGTAIASMVT; from the coding sequence GTGACCGACCCGTACTTGCTGGTGGGGGCGGGCGGCGTCGTCGGCGCGCTGGCGCGCCACCTCGCTGGCGAGCGGATCGAGCAGGGCACGCTCGACACCCTCGCCGTCAACGTCCTCGGGAGCCTCTTTCTAGGGTTCCTCGTCGCGGTCCCGGTCGACGAGACGCTCCTGTTGCTCGTCGGAACCGGGTTCTGCGGCGCGTTCACGACCTTCTCGACGTTCGCCTTCGAGACGGTCCGGTTGTACGAGACGGGCGAGCGACGCCGGGCCGCAGCCGTCGCCGTCCTGAACCTCGTCGGGGCGCTGGCGGCCGTCGCGCTGGGGACGGCGATCGCCTCAATGGTCACCTGA